The window CGATGAATATGCGGCGTATTTTAGGCAGTGTAACAAAGTAGTCGAGGCAGAGAGGATTCTGGAGAGAACGAGGTTTGATATCGAGATGATGAGAGAAACGGGCACCTGCAAAGGTATCGAGAACTACTCACGTTATTTGTGTGGCAAGGAAGCGGGGGATCCACCCAACACTCTACTGGATTACCTGCCGCAGGATGCCATAATGTTTATAGACGAAAGTCACATGACGATACCCCAGATCAGGGCCATGTATAACGGGGACAGGATGAGGAAGGCAAACCTTATCAACCATGGGTTCAGGATGCCTTCCGCACTTGACAACCGTCCGCTGACCTTTGAAGAGTGGGAGGATAGGAAACCAGTGGTGGTGTACGTTTCTGCTACTCCAGGGCAGTATGAACTTAAGCAGACTGGAGGTGTGGCGGTGGAACAGTTAATCAGGCCTACGGGGTTGGTGGACCCTGTGTGCATTGTGAAAAGCGCAGATGGGCAAATACACGATGTGATGTGCGAGAGCAGGGCTACCATAGCGCGCGGATATCGGGTATTGATTACCACGCTGACGAAGAAAATGGCAGAAAATCTGACCGAGTACATGCGCGAAATGGGGATAAAAGTTGCGTATCTGCATTCTGATGTCAAAACCCTGGAGAGGATTGAAATCATTAGCGATCTTCGGCTGGGGATAATAGATGTTCTAGTAGGCGTCAACCTAATGCGTGAGGGGCTAGATATACCGGAGTGCGCTCTTGTTGGGATATTGGACGCCGATAAGGAGGGTTTTCTGCGGTCTACGACTTCTCTGATACAAACCATAGGGCGTGCTGCGCGCAATGTGGAGGGTAGAGTAATTCTATACGCAAATGTAGTGACAGGATCTATGCAGACAGCAATGGAGGAGACTAATCGTAGGCGTGAGATACAGCGCAGGCACAATAAGGAGCATGGTATCGTACCCCGTACTGTCAAAAAGCCCGTGCAAACGAGCCTGAGTGAGCGCGTAGGTTCCCGCAAAAAGGTCTCTTCTCGCGCCGATGCTGAGCTACCGGCAAGCTGTGGTGTCATAGAGTTGCAAAAAGAGATGCTTTTATGCGCGGAGAACCTTGATTTTGAGCGTGCTGCAGAAATACGCAACAGGATAAGGAGACTTGCCTCTCCATCATGATATGCAATACAGCCGCCGGGGCACGTCATTCCCGTGCATCTGGGTAATTATTTCTTAAAATTTTGTCCCTAAAAGCTCTGACCATTCGTGCTTTTTGGTGGCAGCACTCGAATTTGTAGGAAGTACACAACGCGACAGTACGGGCAATGTTGTTGGTGTGCACAGTCGCGCCCTCGGGATGGTATGCCAAGAACGAAGTACCGGAAATGCGGATATGGTGTACCGTTGATGTTATGCGCAGCACATTACCTTTCGGTTGTTGTACAGAGTACTGCCATTGTCTGGCCTGTCTTCGCAGCAAGGGCCCAGGGAGAAGTGCATAGCTGTGTATGGTATTGCGCTCAAATTCTAGTAACGCGTGTGGAGTTGGGGCTAGGCATCTAGGCGTTTGGTGTGCTTCCAGCATTGTGTACTGGCCTGCAACGGAGTGGAACACAGAATTTGTGGTAGCGTTCAAGTTTACTTCAAGCCCTGCAGTACCCACATTGCAGAGCTATACTTGCCTTGCACGCCTTGCTTGTTGGCTAGCCGCTCCACACGCGGTTTGCGGTCCATTTTGGATATGTAACTTTGGTTTGTGAGGTTTGGAATGATACACTTTGACAGTAGCAAACTTGCTGAGGCGTTTAGCAACGGGGGCATATACGTGCACTCTGATCCATATTTGGGGTACAGATTTGTCGACGGGAAGGTTGCAGAAGGCGTTTTTACTATAGACTATCTGGCTCCTGTGGAGTTTCGCAAGGACGGGGCAACCAACACTATCAGCTTTGAGAGTATAGTCGATCCCGAATTTGCTGGGATGGCACGTGTTATGCCTGAGGGCACAGACTCATTTAAGGATTACAGGACTTACGGGTCATTCAGATATACAGACCATGCGTCTGCAGAGTTGTTAAATATGTCATACGGGGAAAAATACTACACGTACGGGACGCAAAGCGGTGATGCCCAACCATTTGTGGGGCAACTCACAAAGTTAGGTAATTGTGCTGTTGCCAAAAATGGCTTTTCCATACTAGCTGGTCCGGCGAATGGGGTGGTGGCGTTTGGGGATAACACGGTTGTCTTTCAGGTGCCAATTCAGGGTGCGCAAGTGTTAGATGTTGTCTTGTACCCTCCGCAACACATGTCTGCCCCTAAAAGTGATGCTCAGCCAGTCATTATAGGAAACAATATGGGCGTACAGAGCACGGAGGATGATGCGGACCGTACGTCAGGTTCGGAGCACGGGGCCAAGGCTAGTGCTGAAAGCACTGCAGTACCATCGCCCGTTGAAATGCCTGCGCCCAAAGATGTGCCACAAGAACATGTCTCAGTGCCCGAAAGGCAATTGCGAACACCTGAATCTGGGTCTAATGCTGGCGCTCCTGAGGATGGAGCCATCCAGCGACCTGTCCCAAGTGGGGTAAACGAAGTGCCAAGCAGCAACGTCGTTGATAGTGGGTCTGAATCCGCCAAAGACAAACTCCAAGACAGCAATGACCAGATGCCTGAAGAACTGCATGATGCAGAAGAGCCAAGATACCTCGGGATCATTGGATGGCTTAAATCAATTTTTTCCTAGATAGCCACCAGTACGCCGCTTGTTAAATTTCATAGGGTCTAAAATGATATATTTTGATGGTAGCTCTGCCGAAAATTCGCATGGGGGCAGCATATATATGCATTCCGATGTACACAAGGTGTCGGTTGACGATAGTGAAGCGGAAGAACGCCGTATCGATCACTTGTGTCCAGCCACGTTTACTTACAATGAAGATGGTACCGTGCACTTCCGAGCCGGAGGAGTATTTGAGCATCCAGGGCACCCGGACGTTCGTAGGAATTTTGCGGTAACCGGTGACTTTGAGTATGTGAGTTACGAGGACGCGATGCTCAACAATGTTTCTTACTCAGAATATTGGTACCCCGCGGAGCGCGAAGGAGCAGTTAAAGCCGACGACGTGCTTGCACGACACAGTGTAGGAACGCGTACTCCTATACATGGGCGGATTATGTTTGATGATCGCAGAACTGTGGTATTTCAAGACCCTGATGTGATTGAGTTAATCCTACGGGTGCCTGACAACATGAAGGCTCAACATGAGTTTATCATACCGGAGCCCGCCGCGTGCTGATGCGTGCACTGTGCGCCACTTCTGAATATGTAAACGTGCCTCTCACGTACGCATTAAGAATTGTAGTTGGAGGCGGCCCAGTCGCATCCTCCATGCTTTATGTTTTAAGAGGGGGTGTAGCAGTTGATGTTTGTTGTGCAGGTATAGTACCTGCTGTTGCCGAGTTTGGACACGAGCCTTTTTATGCATAACACTCGGAGGGTGAGAAATTGGTTTTTTGGAAACAAGTGTTGGGAGGGTGAACCTATATGAAGACATTTTTGAGATACTTTAAGAATCCTACTGCAAGCAGAGGATTTGCTAGAACAGTGAGGCCGATATCATCCCAGAACTCACGCTTACTGCGGTCTGGCGGTGACCTTGTGCGCACCACGCGTGATCAGTCCCAATATGTTGCCAGGAGCAACGATGCTGCCGCGCATCTGCGCGAGAGAGATATGGGGCATGAAGAGTAAACTCCGAGCTGCCTGGTGTCGATTGCCGCACTTCACAAAAAGCGTGACAGCACAATGTTCTATTTGGAGGTTACGATGATAGACTACACAGATTTTTGGGGTTTCCCGGCCGTGCATGGCCACGGTACGCACGGCCACTGTGACCAAGAACTTTGCTACCACGAGCCCCCCATGTATCCGGAAATCGACGAAGCATCTGTGGCACTGCTCATAGAGGGTTACAAAAAGATGCAGGAAGCACACCTGCGCGGTGCCATCCTTGCATGAAGCGGCCCCACCGCACCAAAGACCGTAAGAAGCACCGCGGGTTTTTCCCGGATGCTTCTTACAACAAGTAGTTTACTACGCGGTGCTACATCACCATTGTTATTACATCCTTGACACACCCCTGACAGGTGTTGGTGACAGCGCCTTCAGCAGCCCCTTCATTCTCTATCGCTGCCTCAGTAACCTTGAAGATAACCATGTCGGTACCCAGCACGTCGCTATGGAAGACTATGCGGTCACCGTCCTCCTTCCCCCTCACGCCGGAAAACTCCAACCCTCTACTGACCACAGAGTACTGTTCCTCTGTAAAGTTTTGACACGGAGCATCGTAATAGGAAACAAACCGAGCGACCAGCGCTCCGGCGTCTTCCTCTACAAAGCCTTGGATCGCACTGGCGATGGCGCCCCTGCATCCCGCTGTAGCCTCACCAGCATTTTCTGCCCAAAACCACCAGCTGCCGTCATGCGCACGCTCGAAATTGACAGCAGTGAACTCTGCATTGCAATTACAATTACCTGTACACAACTCACTATTGCTGCCAGAACCAGAAACGGAAATGTTGTATATTCCCTCACTGAAATCCACCATAGTAACTCCAAGAGCACGATAAACTTCCACAGTCTCATTAAAATGATTTCCCTTGTAAAGTAAAAAAGTCTTACAGTTGTTTGCGTGACACATGCTGTATACCATGTGTTGCATAAAACTGAATTTTTTTGGGGTGGCCGCCAGTTATATGAGAGTGTGGTAGCTGTTGCGCCGCGTTAGTCTCCACAGCTGACTCTGCCGTAATTGCTAAGAGACAGTCCTAAGATATGCAAGAACCTACCGCGGCGGGCGTTGTGTGTTCTCTGTCCTGGGGTGTAAGTAGTGGAGTGCGCGGCACCTCACATGTACACCTGTTGAGCCTGGTAGCCGGGCATGTGTGCTGGAGGCTAGAAGTCCACTGCTATTTTCTCTTGCTCAATATACGCTCTGATCATCTTCAGGTCCTCCCAAGCCAGCCGTTTCTGCATAGGCTGACGCAGTAGATAGGCCGGGTGGAAAATTACTGCGGTTGTCACTGGGTGTGCCAGAAACGGATTTGTGTACTCGTGAAACCTTCCCCTCAATCTAGATATGCTTTCAGGTGTATTAAGTAGGGCGCAACACGCGGTGCTACCAACCAACACTAAGATACTTGGAGCTATGAGCGCTATGTGTTTCTCGACAAACGGCTTACATATTTCCAACTCGAAATCAGTGGGACGTCGGTTTCCGGGAGGGCGCCAAAACGTTGTGTTGCTTATGTAGGTACTTTTCCGATTTAAGCCAATAGCAGCAAGCATTTTATCAAGCAGCATTCCACTTGCACCACAAAATGGCCGGCCTTCGCGATCTTCATTGCTGCCTGGTGCCTCCCCAATCAGCATAATCCTAGCGTCGGGGTTGCCGTCGGAAAACACAGTGTTCATAGCGGCCTTCTTGATCTCACACCCCTCAAAAGACTCAATAGCTGCTCTCAATTCCGCTAAATCGCTGCAGCCACCAGCAATCTTTCTGGCTGCGGTCACCCAATCAGTTGAAAACTGGCTTTCACCCTTATCCGCGCCTTGCTCCGAGAGTCTGCCCGCCCGAGACGTACCCACATCCTGTTCTTGTGAGACCACTGCTGGCGTGCGAGCTTCTAATCCGCCCTCCTCTAGCACGCAATCCACCCCGTTCTCGTGGTAGAATCTCAACACCTCGAGCAGCTCCTCACCGCCAGCTACCACATCCTTTTCCTGCCTTGTCATGTCATCTTCCCTGAAAATGATCCTGCACATGTTTTATCGCTGCCAGACAGCGACTCCACGCTGATCCACAGCAGCACCCCCGCCCGACTTACGCCCAGAAGGAAGGTTCTGCACACACAACCGCCCACGGGCCAACCATTACCCACGGGTATCAGTGTCCGGATGTCCCTCTTGTTCTCCTTATCTTCTCCATTACCATGTCGCGCTTGAGCTTAGATATACGCTGCAAAAACACAACCCCATTCAGGTGATCCAGTTCATGTTGCAAACAACGCGCCAGCAATCCGCAAGCCTTTATGTATTTTTGCCGTCTGTTCAAGTCAACGTACTGGACTACAATACTCTCTGGTCGCCGCACAGTTTCCCTATAATCAGGAACAGATAGGCACCCCTCCTCCATGGCCACAAGCCGCTCAGACTCCTCAACGATGACCGGATTCACAACAACAGTCGGGCCGCAGGTCGCACGGAACTCACCCGCCCCGTCATCCCGAGGCACCTCGTACCTGTCCGATCCATACTCTAAATCTACGACGAAAATACGCTTGTGCACACCCACCTGCACCGCTGCCAAGCCTATGCCCTTGTTGTGGTACATAGTGTCTAGCATGTCGTTAGCAAGCGTCTCAAGTTGCTGCCCAAAATCATCAGCATGCACCTCTTCCGAGCACAAAGACAACCTACTGTCGGGCAGGGTGACCAGGGGCAAAACAGACACTGCTAGATCTCCACGGGCAAAAAAACCTTGCATTACAACGCGTACTGCCCTACAAATACGCGGAGGCCGCACCTAAGGCAAAGCATGGCATTCTACATCTTTTCTGCGCTATTTACAATACTTTGCGGCGCAGTGCTGCTACCTACGGTATGGTTCATGCCCATGTCCTGTCGGGGCGTTGTGGGTGTATGGTGGGCTAAGGCTATACTGTGGGCGTGCCGCGTTTTTTGCGGTATCTACTACGAAGTTCTCGGCAAAGATTGTTTGCCGGAAGGGCAGTTCATAGTGGCATCGGTGCACCAGTCACCCATCGAAACCCTAGTCCTGTTTGCGGAGTTGCCGCGCGTTGTTTGTGTAATTAAGAAGGAATTGAAAACTTTGCCTGTTATTGGTGTGTATTTTATGGCGCTGAGAATGGTGTTTGTTGACCGAGATAAGAAAGTTGCTGCCCTGCGTAGCATGGTGAGAGAATGCACAGCTAGGATAGGTGAGGGACGGACATTGGTGATGTTTCCCGAGGGTACAACACGGCTACATCGCAGCACCGATAGGCACCTGCACCGCGGAGTGGCAGCGGTATATTCGAGAGTATCCTTGCCAGTGGTGCCAATAACGCTAGATACTGGCCGCTATTGGTCGGATGGCATATTTACGCTTAGCAAGAGAAAGGGCAAGGCACGCATCAGGATTTTGCCCGCTATAGAGCCGGGGTTAGACACCGCGGAATTCATAGACCGTCTGTCAGTTGCATTGCAATCCCAGCCCTAGTACCGGAATTTGCGGCGTTTACCTTGTAATGCCCAAATGTGCTCGGCATCGTGCCTTGCATTTGTGATCGATTCCCTGTAGATTCCTCCTGTTAGCGAGGTAAAGGTTTATATAGTAATGCCAAATCATTCGAGTGCTAAAAAGATGGTCAGGGTCATCAAGGAGCGGACGTTTTCAAATCGTGTAAGAAAAAGCAGGGTGCGCAACTCTGTGAAGAAATTTTTAGCTGTGCTGGAGTCCAAAGGCCATATTGAAGATGCTGTGACTGCCTTTAGGGTTGCGGAGTCTAACATTCACAAGTGTGTCAACAAGGGCGTCATGCATAGAAACACTGCTGCGCGCAAAGTCAAAGCTCTTGCTGCGAAGCTGAAGGCTTTCGATTTGGGCCTACAGGGCACTAGCACTTAGTACATGTATTCTTGCTGAGCTGATCGCACTCTCCTCCCACTGCAGTTGGGTGTCTCTACGACGGCTGCGCGGTTGGTTTAACCGTGATGGCAGCTATGGATACTCAGGTGTGCGGTTTATTGTTTAGAGCTGCCTGGGTGTCGTGGTGTGTGGTGTTTTCAGTGTTGGGAAGGCGGCTCGAGTTTTGTCGCTGTTTTACCTAATTCTACACTGGCTGGTTTTGATGCGTGCAATAGCGCGATCTCGAGGCAGTGCTACTTCTCCTTGTCTTGATCTTCGCAGTATGCCCCGCAGCAGGCACTACACTGCACACAGTCCATGTAAGTATCTGGGGTCAGGTCGCTTCTTCCGGAGCTGGAATTCAGGAATATGCTCTGTTGTACTTGAGGGTACGCTCTAAACGAACTAAGGCTGTCACCTGCGTACATGCCGGGTTTTTTCAATCTCATGACCCCAAAAGACACAGACCTTGCATACGTATACTACATATCGCATACTAACACTAGTAATAATCACGACGTTTTCCAACCATAGGCCACTCAGACACATACACACTGGCTGCTAGAAAGGATATAGGCCTACTAGACCGACATTTGTGACGGATGCAACCGGGGTCTACCCACTTGCAGCCAGTTCAGCGGCAGACGGCATTATTCATTTGCAGAAAATAGCAAACCTCACACCGGGGCACCTGTGACGCTCTCCCTCCTGGGTGACCTGCTGTGCAGCACTATCCGTGCTAGTGCGCAAGCACCTATAACCGCCATGGGTGCTGATAACACTTGTCCCATGGTCAGCCACCCGAACGCCACGTAGCCGACCTGTGCGTCGGGTTCACGAAAGAACTCTACCGCACACCTTGCTACGCCGTACCACATGCTAAAAACGCAGGACAACACACCTGGGCGTAGCCCAATCTTTGTGTATCGCATAAGCATGTTCATGAATATCAGTGGCAGAAAACCCTCAAGGATGGCTTCATACACTTGGCTAGGGTGCCTTAGCATGAGGTCGCCACTACTTGGAAACATTACTCCTATGCATGCGGTTGTTTCCCGGCCGTACAGTTCTCCATTAACAAGATTTGCCATTCTACCCAAAAATAGCCCAAATGGTGCGGCGCATGCGCATAAGTCCAAGATGGGTGCAATGCTAACCTTATGCCTTCTACACACGATGCTCACTGCTGTCATACAGCCCACATATCCGCCATGCATAGACATGCCTCCATGCCACGTTTTTAGGATATCTGACGGGTACTCCCAGTAAAGACTGGGGTTGTACAGCAGGACATAGGCGGTCCTGCCACCAAGGATGATGCCTACTATGGCCCAGAATACCAGAGAATCCAAAAACTTTTCGTTGGGTGCCAGATACTTCGAGGCTCTTGTTACGTACCAATGCGCAAACAATATTCCAAATACGTAAGAAAGCGCATACCACCTAATTTCTAAAGGCCCGATGCGCGCGAAAACCGGGTCCACACGCAACAGCCACTCTACAGCTTCCCGCATGGCAAAACAAATTGACATTCCTATACATTACCTATAATTTCCTACTAGCCCGCGGCCCTGCAAAGCTACTGCAGCGTATTATCGGCGGTTCTGAATAGTGAAGTCAAGTTATGCTGAGAAGAGTTTTTGCTTTTAGCGCGGGTACGCTTGTGTCCAGGGTTCTTGGTCTGCTGCGTGACACCTTAATAGCCTACACACTGGGGGCACAGGGGCTGTCTGACGTATTTCTTGCAGCATTCCGCCTGCCCAACTTGTTCAGGTCATATTTTGCAGAAGGCGCTTTGAGCGCAAGCTTCGTTCCAATATATGCTAGGAGGCTTATCAATCGGGATGTGCCACAGAGATTTGCCAGCCAGGTGTTTTCTTCACTTTTGGTGTTTCTTTCGGTGTTTTGTCTGTGCATGCTCGCGTTCACCCCGCAGATTTTAGGGGTCTTCACTCCGGGGTTCTCTGCAGGCTCCTATAAGTTCAATCTGGCCGTAGAGCTCTCCCGAATCATGATGGTGTACCTTTTTTGCATGTCTCTGTCATCTGTGGTGTGCGCAGTACTGCAAGCACATAATTGTTTTTTTGTAACCGCTATCTCTCCTGTATTACTGAACTGCTGCGTAATAATTAGTGGGCTGGTGCCTCATTGGGGTGCGTCGCCGGTATACTACTTCTCGGTTGCTGTGTCTCTATCGGGTGTGTTGCAGCTCGCACTTACACTGTTTGTTGCAGCCCGCAAGGACACCGGAATGAAGTTTACGCTGTGGCCGCGCGATAGCGATATGCGAGAGTTTCTGAAAAGAGCCATGATGTCAACTCTTAGTGGTTGCATCACTCAAGTGAACTTATGGTTGAACACCCTATTCGCAAGCTTTATTCCCGGAGCTATATCCTACATGTACTACGCAGATAGGCTGAATCAGCTTCCTCAGGCTCTTGTAGGGATATCTATGAGCACTGTGTTGTTGCCAGCCATCTCAAAGTTGGCGGTGGAGGGCAGCACACAGCGCATGATAGAAATGCAGAACAATGCGCTAGACCTGGGTATGACGCTGATGGTGCCAGCCGCCGCTGCGCTGATTGCTATACCAGATGCCTTACTGCTTGCGCTGCTGAATTATGGCCGGTTTGACTATCTGGCGATTGGCAACACAGTCCCGGTTGTGGCTGTTTTGGCGACTTCATTGCCTTCCTTTATAGTGATCAAAATATTGCTACTGTTCTTCTACGCGCGCGGGGAATTTAAAATCCCGGCGTTCTTTTCCTTCATATCTGTAGTTGTCAACGCGCTGTTGAGCTACGTACTCATGCAGTTCCTGGGGCACGTTGGTATAGCCATTGCCTCATCGGCGGGATCGTGGACTTATGCGATCCTGCTACTCGTATACCTCAAAATGCACAATCTGTATGGCATGAGTGAAGAATTGAGTCGCAAGTTAACCTACATATTTCTCTCTTCAGCCATAATGGTTACAGTCATTTGCATGATGAAGACCCTGCTGACACCGTTTTTCTTTCAAGGGGCAGTCGTTAAAATATCCTCCCTGATAGTCGTTGTGTTGTTGGGAGTGTTGGTGTATTTCTTCTCGCTTCTTGTTATGTTCAGACAAAAATTGGCCGTCGAATAACGCCACATGTGCACTTCGTTTTAGAGTGTGCGCCCAAGCCCAGGCAAGCAGGGAGCTTTAACGTCTTTGCAGTGGAGTCGACCACCGAAATTATTTTTTTCTTAATAAAAATTGCCCACAATGCTCCATCACAACCTACACAAGTATATAAGTGATAACATACGCTATTATTTCAGGGGCAAGGGCAGTTTTGTCATTTGCGGACGTGCCGCATGTGGAGAATTTTAAGAAAGCATTTACCACATTGGATACGGGTACCGCCTCCAGGGCAATATTCTCCCACGATGTACATATAAAGTACCACGACGAGAACCGTGTAGAGCTCGTTCCCGAGCAAGAGTTTACCTACCACAGTGCGAATTCCATGATCAATCACATGCTGAATCATGGTTTTAGCTTCAAAGTCGGGATACTGTCAGACATGATGGCACAGGCATGTAGTTTACAAACAGAGGGTGTGGTTGTTTTAGGAGCTGGGGCTGATCGCCTGTCATATGCTGTGCGCGTATCTAGAGACACGGTATTTCTTTCCCCCGTATCCGAACAGTACCTGGACTTTTCTTCAGGACCCAGCCAGAAGCTAATTACAATCTTGCAATGCAAGAGCGCCATCAGCTGTGTTACTCCCGATGTGAAGAACAGGTCTATCGAGATTGTGACGGAGGGAAACATTTGTGATGCCTTAGCATCCTTAAGCAATGCGTTGGTGCAGGTGGGTGCTGTATTACCGGCAGACGAGGAATTTGCGCGACAACAGATGATAGGCTTGGCATTTTTGGACTCTACCGATAACGAGCTGCGAGTTGTGCAAAACATTGCAAGTTACCCTGGCGCCCATCCTCTGAGTAGGTACAAAGACGTGGCCAGGACCGTTGAAAATGTGCTGTACTGTCTAAGAAACGGTGTGTGTGCGACCCTGCAACACTAGGAAAACTGGAGGATGCACTGGAGCGGCGAGGGGAGTTCTCTGGCGTGCCCCCTGTGCTGACGAAGGGCTTTGCGAAGCTGAGTAGAGACTTTGGCCCGCAGTTGAAAGACATAATGAATGGAGACGCTTCCCCGAGAAATGCAAGCTAGCCCCCCGCCGTTGTCGGCATATCGCTCTCCGAACTCAGCTGAGATAGGCTGAAACTTCAGCGGGCGCACCGTGTGATGACCCACGATCTTACGGAGTGCCCCCCAGCTGGAACACGCAAGCGCGATGGAAGGCATGGAGTCGCAAGCTACAAACGGCACACACCGAGACCCGGGATCCAGACCTTGCCCGAACCCCAACCACGCACCGGCAACACCAACAGCAGGGAACACAACCACCCCGACATCAACAAACGCGCCGACTACCAACCCAAAAGGCGGACCACAGTGCAACGTATCAGGCTAGGAGAAGCATCTGCTGCACTGCAGCCCCCACACAAAGCTGGCCACCCCCCACCGCGTCCGAACAAAGACGCGCCGCCTGATCTGGCAGCCAGCACACCCACTCTGCAACCTCAACAACAACGGACTACCGCATCCGCCATTCAGTTACAAGGAAAAAACGGAGGTCACCGCACCCCTCCTACTCGGCACCCTCTTCACCATCATCTACGCTGTCAGTGGTAGGCTGTCCGTGCGTGTGGACGGACGGGCTAGGGTTTTCGCTCCCCCCTGCGCCACCGTCGTCACTAGTAACGCCAGTACCGTCTATCTGCGCAGGCTGAGCAACTTCGCCCTCGCCTCCTCTATCATCAGGCAGCGCGCCGCCTGGCGTGCCACGGTCCTCAACCCGCTCTTCTTCCGGCCCCTTAGGAGGTGTCTCAGGCGCCTTTGTTGTCACCTCAGTGTTAACCTCCGGCTGCTTCACCTCAGGTTCAGCTGCCTTTTTAGCCTCAGTAAACTTCACGGTAGTAGGCCCAGTGGCATCGATGAACTCCACGGTGTCATTCCCATCTCCGGTGAAGGCGAACTTCATAACCCCACTTGCTGTGTTGAAGTGAGCGTGCCTGTCGCCCAGCATGACCTCATCAGCCCACTGCTCGAAGATGTACAGTTGACCCTTGTCGATCTCTTTATCTGTGCTGCACGCGCTGCCGCACGCCCCGGCCGCTTCGTCGCCAACGGAGAGGACCAGATACGTCGGTGTCCACACCCCATCGACGCGCTTCTGCTGCTCGCCGTTACAAGCACAAGTGCTAAAAGTGCCACTACCGTCCTCGATGGCAACATTCTGCACACTAAGCTTCTCGCCGCCCACCTCTATTTCTATATCAAACAACATACGCAACCCCTTTTGAATACCTTAACTAGACACGGCCCAACTGTAACACAGCTGCAGGGTCAGCACAACAAGTGTGTGCACGCATTTTTGTGCAACTTGCTGGACCATTAATAACCCTGCAACGGTTAGTATAGGCAACTGCAGTGTTGATGCAATCCCAACGCGTGCCCTCCTGCCACAAATTGTAGGCATAGTGGGCCTCGTAGGGAAATACTGCAAGGATTGAAAATTTTTTATGCCGCAGTTGCGGTAGGGCACGTTGTACGCGGTAACCAGTTTGCAGCCTTGAGAGCACGGGTGCGGTTCCTGAGCGCACCTTAACAAGCCGTAGAGACATGGGGAGCGGAGAACCAGGGATAGTAGGGAAAAGCCTGTTACGTGCACTTCATGTTGTCCCAAAAACCACCCGGATTTTTCTTTACAGCACTGTGTTTTTGCGATAACTCCGTGCTGGTTGTTTTGTGATTCCGAGGGGTGTGCTATGGTGGATTTTGGTGATTACGCTGTGGCGTCTGTGTCCGTGACCGGTGTTGTGGGTGATACCAGTAGCTGTAACTTTGGAGAGTATTCCGTGCCGGTGGGCCTTGACTTCGGGGCCTATGAC of the Anaplasma centrale str. Israel genome contains:
- the murJ gene encoding murein biosynthesis integral membrane protein MurJ, whose translation is MLRRVFAFSAGTLVSRVLGLLRDTLIAYTLGAQGLSDVFLAAFRLPNLFRSYFAEGALSASFVPIYARRLINRDVPQRFASQVFSSLLVFLSVFCLCMLAFTPQILGVFTPGFSAGSYKFNLAVELSRIMMVYLFCMSLSSVVCAVLQAHNCFFVTAISPVLLNCCVIISGLVPHWGASPVYYFSVAVSLSGVLQLALTLFVAARKDTGMKFTLWPRDSDMREFLKRAMMSTLSGCITQVNLWLNTLFASFIPGAISYMYYADRLNQLPQALVGISMSTVLLPAISKLAVEGSTQRMIEMQNNALDLGMTLMVPAAAALIAIPDALLLALLNYGRFDYLAIGNTVPVVAVLATSLPSFIVIKILLLFFYARGEFKIPAFFSFISVVVNALLSYVLMQFLGHVGIAIASSAGSWTYAILLLVYLKMHNLYGMSEELSRKLTYIFLSSAIMVTVICMMKTLLTPFFFQGAVVKISSLIVVVLLGVLVYFFSLLVMFRQKLAVE